In Nicotiana tabacum cultivar K326 chromosome 17, ASM71507v2, whole genome shotgun sequence, one DNA window encodes the following:
- the LOC107821019 gene encoding lipid phosphate phosphatase 2 isoform X2 translates to MSWWDLRSVFFFKNFGGFSQPKNGSSQKPEASAGFSQLFLPLIAPKKHQARMRGAQLGSHTVRSHGMTVARTHLHDWLILILLLAIVVILNAIHPFYRFVGKDMMTDLKYPLKSNTVPIWAVPVYAVLLPIVVFLLVYFRRKDVYDLHHAILGLLFSVLITAVITDAIKDAVGRPRPDFFWRCFPDGKEVYDKWGDVVCHGDKNVVKEGHKSFPSGHTSWSFAGLTFLSLYLSGKIQVFDRRGHVAKLCLVLLPVLLASLVAISRVDDYWHHWQDVFAGGLIGLVVAALCYLQFFPPPYHVQGWATYAYFRVLEESLRTSQAANGVNANVNNTHSAEVQVESQQNARNNHAFMGISLSGDSGTPVEDLESGRR, encoded by the exons ATGTCGTGGTGGGATTTGAGAtctgttttctttttcaagaatttcgGAGGCTTTTCGCAGCCTAAG AACGGATCAAGTCAAAAGCCAGAAGCTTCTGCTGGATTTTCTCAACTATTTCTGCCGCTGATAGCACCCAAGAAACACCAG GCCAGAATGAGGGGTGCCCAGCTTGGGTCACATACTGTGAGGTCTCACGGTATGACAGTGGCAAGAACTCACTTGCATGACTGGCTTATCTTAATACTACTTTTGGCGATAGTTGTCATTCTGAATGCTATCCATCCGTTTTATCGGTTTGTCGGAAAAGATATGATGACAGACCTCAAGTATCCTCTAAAAAGTAACACTGTACCTATTTGGGCTGTGCCA GTGTATGCTGTTCTGTTGCCTATAGTTGTTTTTCTGCTAGTTTATTTTCGGCGAAAAGATGTTTATGATCTTCATCATGCCATATTAG GGCTCTTGTTCTCTGTTCTGATAACAGCTGTTATCACAGACGCCATAAAAGATGCAGTTGGACGGCCTAGGCCAGACTTCTTCTGGCGCTGTTTCCCAGATGGAAAAGAA GTATACGATAAATGGGGAGATGTTGTATGCCATGGCGATAAAAATGTCGTCAAGGAAGGGCATAAGAGTTTTCCCAGTGGGCATACCTCCT GGTCCTTTGCTGGTCTTACCTTTCTGTCACTTTATTTATCTGGCAAGATACAAGTCTTTGACCGTAGAGGACATGTTGCAAAACTGTGTCTTGTGTTACTTCCCGTTCTGCTTGCATCTCTGGTTGCCATTTCTCGGGTGGATGACTATTGGCACCACTGGCAGGATGTGTTTGCTGGAGGTCTAATCG GTCTTGTAGTTGCAGCATTATGCTATTTGCAGTTTTTCCCACCTCCATATCATGTTCAAG GCTGGGCAACTTACGCTTACTTCCGTGTGCTGGAGGAGTCCCTAAGAACTTCACAAGCTGCAAATGGTGTAAATGCCAATGTAAATAATACACACAGTGCAGAGGTTCAAGTAGAAAGTCAACAGAATGCGAGAAACAACCACGCATTTATGGGCATTTCTTTATCTGGGGATTCTGGTACACCCGTGGAAGATCTAGAATCTGGGAGAAGGTAG
- the LOC107821019 gene encoding putative lipid phosphate phosphatase 3, chloroplastic isoform X3: MRGAQLGSHTVRSHGMTVARTHLHDWLILILLLAIVVILNAIHPFYRFVGKDMMTDLKYPLKSNTVPIWAVPVYAVLLPIVVFLLVYFRRKDVYDLHHAILGLLFSVLITAVITDAIKDAVGRPRPDFFWRCFPDGKEVYDKWGDVVCHGDKNVVKEGHKSFPSGHTSWSFAGLTFLSLYLSGKIQVFDRRGHVAKLCLVLLPVLLASLVAISRVDDYWHHWQDVFAGGLIGLVVAALCYLQFFPPPYHVQGWATYAYFRVLEESLRTSQAANGVNANVNNTHSAEVQVESQQNARNNHAFMGISLSGDSGTPVEDLESGRR, translated from the exons ATGAGGGGTGCCCAGCTTGGGTCACATACTGTGAGGTCTCACGGTATGACAGTGGCAAGAACTCACTTGCATGACTGGCTTATCTTAATACTACTTTTGGCGATAGTTGTCATTCTGAATGCTATCCATCCGTTTTATCGGTTTGTCGGAAAAGATATGATGACAGACCTCAAGTATCCTCTAAAAAGTAACACTGTACCTATTTGGGCTGTGCCA GTGTATGCTGTTCTGTTGCCTATAGTTGTTTTTCTGCTAGTTTATTTTCGGCGAAAAGATGTTTATGATCTTCATCATGCCATATTAG GGCTCTTGTTCTCTGTTCTGATAACAGCTGTTATCACAGACGCCATAAAAGATGCAGTTGGACGGCCTAGGCCAGACTTCTTCTGGCGCTGTTTCCCAGATGGAAAAGAA GTATACGATAAATGGGGAGATGTTGTATGCCATGGCGATAAAAATGTCGTCAAGGAAGGGCATAAGAGTTTTCCCAGTGGGCATACCTCCT GGTCCTTTGCTGGTCTTACCTTTCTGTCACTTTATTTATCTGGCAAGATACAAGTCTTTGACCGTAGAGGACATGTTGCAAAACTGTGTCTTGTGTTACTTCCCGTTCTGCTTGCATCTCTGGTTGCCATTTCTCGGGTGGATGACTATTGGCACCACTGGCAGGATGTGTTTGCTGGAGGTCTAATCG GTCTTGTAGTTGCAGCATTATGCTATTTGCAGTTTTTCCCACCTCCATATCATGTTCAAG GCTGGGCAACTTACGCTTACTTCCGTGTGCTGGAGGAGTCCCTAAGAACTTCACAAGCTGCAAATGGTGTAAATGCCAATGTAAATAATACACACAGTGCAGAGGTTCAAGTAGAAAGTCAACAGAATGCGAGAAACAACCACGCATTTATGGGCATTTCTTTATCTGGGGATTCTGGTACACCCGTGGAAGATCTAGAATCTGGGAGAAGGTAG
- the LOC107821019 gene encoding lipid phosphate phosphatase 2 isoform X1, producing MSWWDLRSVFFFKNFGGFSQPKNGSSQKPEASAGFSQLFLPLIAPKKHQQARMRGAQLGSHTVRSHGMTVARTHLHDWLILILLLAIVVILNAIHPFYRFVGKDMMTDLKYPLKSNTVPIWAVPVYAVLLPIVVFLLVYFRRKDVYDLHHAILGLLFSVLITAVITDAIKDAVGRPRPDFFWRCFPDGKEVYDKWGDVVCHGDKNVVKEGHKSFPSGHTSWSFAGLTFLSLYLSGKIQVFDRRGHVAKLCLVLLPVLLASLVAISRVDDYWHHWQDVFAGGLIGLVVAALCYLQFFPPPYHVQGWATYAYFRVLEESLRTSQAANGVNANVNNTHSAEVQVESQQNARNNHAFMGISLSGDSGTPVEDLESGRR from the exons ATGTCGTGGTGGGATTTGAGAtctgttttctttttcaagaatttcgGAGGCTTTTCGCAGCCTAAG AACGGATCAAGTCAAAAGCCAGAAGCTTCTGCTGGATTTTCTCAACTATTTCTGCCGCTGATAGCACCCAAGAAACACCAG CAGGCCAGAATGAGGGGTGCCCAGCTTGGGTCACATACTGTGAGGTCTCACGGTATGACAGTGGCAAGAACTCACTTGCATGACTGGCTTATCTTAATACTACTTTTGGCGATAGTTGTCATTCTGAATGCTATCCATCCGTTTTATCGGTTTGTCGGAAAAGATATGATGACAGACCTCAAGTATCCTCTAAAAAGTAACACTGTACCTATTTGGGCTGTGCCA GTGTATGCTGTTCTGTTGCCTATAGTTGTTTTTCTGCTAGTTTATTTTCGGCGAAAAGATGTTTATGATCTTCATCATGCCATATTAG GGCTCTTGTTCTCTGTTCTGATAACAGCTGTTATCACAGACGCCATAAAAGATGCAGTTGGACGGCCTAGGCCAGACTTCTTCTGGCGCTGTTTCCCAGATGGAAAAGAA GTATACGATAAATGGGGAGATGTTGTATGCCATGGCGATAAAAATGTCGTCAAGGAAGGGCATAAGAGTTTTCCCAGTGGGCATACCTCCT GGTCCTTTGCTGGTCTTACCTTTCTGTCACTTTATTTATCTGGCAAGATACAAGTCTTTGACCGTAGAGGACATGTTGCAAAACTGTGTCTTGTGTTACTTCCCGTTCTGCTTGCATCTCTGGTTGCCATTTCTCGGGTGGATGACTATTGGCACCACTGGCAGGATGTGTTTGCTGGAGGTCTAATCG GTCTTGTAGTTGCAGCATTATGCTATTTGCAGTTTTTCCCACCTCCATATCATGTTCAAG GCTGGGCAACTTACGCTTACTTCCGTGTGCTGGAGGAGTCCCTAAGAACTTCACAAGCTGCAAATGGTGTAAATGCCAATGTAAATAATACACACAGTGCAGAGGTTCAAGTAGAAAGTCAACAGAATGCGAGAAACAACCACGCATTTATGGGCATTTCTTTATCTGGGGATTCTGGTACACCCGTGGAAGATCTAGAATCTGGGAGAAGGTAG